The region GGTTATGTTGACAAACGGCTGGCGAAAGTATAAATGGACTGCCGCACCCCTACCGCAAAACCCGTTAATTGAATCAGAATATCTCACGATAAGTGGTAAACTACAAGATGCGTTCAAGGGAACATCTTCAAAAGAAGCTGCGATTAACGGCATTATTACTCCTGCAGATGGTGAAAGTGCCCTGCTGGATTTCTCAGAAACCAAGAACGGTGGCTTCTATAAAGCGGGCGTAATTTTTTACGGGGAAGGTTCAGTTATGTTCAAATTTAGCTCAAACCGAAACAGAACCGCAACTGTATTGCCGATCGAGCTTTCTAATGGTCTACTTCCATCCTACCCGTTCAAAATAAACGCTGCAGCGGAAATACTTAAGATGACAGCGTTTGAACGCAAGGATACTCTGCCCCCAAAATATGATCTTCTTCATTCCGGACCAAGAAATCACGTCCTTGATGAAGTGGTGATCAAGGGGACGGCTTCAACAAATATGGAAGCGCTTGATAAAAAATATACACAAGGGCTTTTCAGAGGTGGCATTTCTCGGAATATTGATTTAGGCAGTGACCCAAAGTCAATCAATTATCTTAGCTTTTTTCAATATTTGCAAATGAATATACCGGGATTACAGATATCCGGTGCAACATCTTTGGCACCAGGCATCACTTGGCGTAAGGCACCAGTGAAATTTTATCTCAACAATAACGAATCTTCCCCAGCTGATATCAGAGCACTTCCAATGGCCGAAATGGATTACGTTAAAATTTATGATCCGTCACAAGGTGGCATTTTTCAGAGCGAAGGTGGTGTCATTGCTGTTTACAGCAAAGGCGGCAGGGGTATAAGGAACAGTGCAGATAATTCCCCAAGGTCAAAAATCACGGGGTATAGCCCTGTTAAAGAGTTCTATATGCCCGAGCCCGCAACCGAATTAACGGCTGCAAACGACGTTGTGGATAATCGGTCAACCTTGCTATGGAAGCCTAACGTGCTCTTTGATGAAAAAACCCATAAGCTGGAACTCCCCTTTTTTTATAACGGCTTTACCAAAAAGCTTAAAATCGTGCTCGAGGGAATAAATGCTGCCGGGAAGATGGTTCATTTCGAGCGGGTCTACTGATCCTTTTTAAGCTTTCTGTTATTTCGAACCTACTTTTCCATACAAGACATTGAAAATGCGCTGCAATACACTTTGATCGCTTGTTTTGAATTCCGCGACACCACTGCTTAATGTTCTCGGGTCAATCTTCTTTCTTCTCGTGGTAACAAACCCGTCTTTAAGCTCCAATTCAACAGCGTAGAAATTATCCATTGTTACGTTGGATATCTTTTTTACCGTTGCTTTCAAGGCGCCAAATTCTTCAAAAGGATATTCCTGGAGTTTGAGTAATACTTCTTGTCCAGGCCGTATTTTGCCAGCTTTGAATAGTGGTAACTTGACAATTGCCTGGTACTGCGCTCGCTCGGGAACTATCATAAATACAGGGTCCCCAGCGTTCACCGTCTGACCGGTGTTTCGGATCCAAAAGTAAGTAAGGGTTCCCCTTTCCGACGACTCCAGGACATACTGCCGCTGCCAGGCTGCAATCTGTCCTCTGACGCGGCTAATTGCATCTTTTAAATTGATGATTACTTCTTTATTTCCGGTATTGTATTGTTGTCGGAGATCAGACGCATTACTTTCAACTGCTACCTGCTGCTCTTGATTTTGCAGTAAGCTGCTGGTATTATCCGTCTTTGATATACTTTGGTTCAAAAAGGTTTTTTTTATGGTATTGTATTCACTTAGAGAAATTACCTTTGTTTTCAGTAGTACATAATTAACACTGTCCCGCCAGGCCTCCAGTTTTTGCTGATCTGCTAAGTATTTTTCTTTTACTTGAATATTATTTGTAATCTTTGAAAATTTATCTTTCTGCGCCCGTAAATTTTCCAATTTATGGGCGAAATAATTATTAGCGACAAAGAACTTGTAATTAGCTAATGACTCTGATAAATATGCATAGTTGGGCTGAATATCTCCAACGATAAGATTTTCGGGAAGATATAATGAACGGGTTGTTTTTTTCAGGTCAACTGAACCCGAGAGTGCATTTACCACTGCTTTTAATAGTAAAACGTCGCTTGTTTTTGCTGGATTATCAATGACCGCGATGATTTGTTCCTTACTTACAGGCTCGCCATCCTTAACGTAAAG is a window of Mucilaginibacter terrenus DNA encoding:
- a CDS encoding HlyD family secretion protein; this translates as MEERNDILHHSEEVHDIIGQSPPSILYGANILIGLIVFGILTGASFIKYPDIVSGTVTITTLEPPVKLVARSAGKITDLYVKDGEPVSKEQIIAVIDNPAKTSDVLLLKAVVNALSGSVDLKKTTRSLYLPENLIVGDIQPNYAYLSESLANYKFFVANNYFAHKLENLRAQKDKFSKITNNIQVKEKYLADQQKLEAWRDSVNYVLLKTKVISLSEYNTIKKTFLNQSISKTDNTSSLLQNQEQQVAVESNASDLRQQYNTGNKEVIINLKDAISRVRGQIAAWQRQYVLESSERGTLTYFWIRNTGQTVNAGDPVFMIVPERAQYQAIVKLPLFKAGKIRPGQEVLLKLQEYPFEEFGALKATVKKISNVTMDNFYAVELELKDGFVTTRRKKIDPRTLSSGVAEFKTSDQSVLQRIFNVLYGKVGSK